Below is a window of Escherichia coli DSM 30083 = JCM 1649 = ATCC 11775 DNA.
AGAAAACACATAAAATAACAACATAAAACACCTTACCTCCACACAGAATTCTCTATTATGTTGTTTTTTAATAAAAATACATTATTCACGCAATATCTCGCGATAAATAACATTAGGATTTTGTTATTTAAAACCGAGTCCTTTGCACTTGCTTACTTTATCGATAAATCCTACTTTTTTAATGCGATCCAATCATTTTAAGGAGTTTAAAATGGATAAGAAGCAAGTAACGGATTTAAGGTCGGAACTACTCGATTCACGTTTTGGTGCGAAGTCTATTTCCACTATCGCAGAATCAAAACGTTTTCCGCTGCACGAAATGCGTGATGATGTCGCATTCCAGATTATCAATGATGAATTATATCTTGATGGCAACGCTCGTCAGAACCTGGCCACTTTCTGCCAGACCTGGGACGACGATAATGTCCATAAGTTGATGGATTTATCCATTAACAAAAACTGGATCGACAAAGAAGAATATCCGCAATCTGCAGCAATCGATCTGCGTTGCGTAAACATGGTTGCCGATCTGTGGCATGCGCCTGCACCGAAAAATGGTCAGGCCGTTGGCACCAACACCATTGGTTCTTCCGAGGCCTGTATGCTCGGCGGGATGGCGATGAAATGGCGTTGGCGCAAGCGTATGGAAGCTGCAGGTAAGCCGACTAACAAACCGAACCTGGTGTGCGGTCCGGTACAAATCTGCTGGCATAAATTCGCCCGCTACTGGGATGTGGAGTTGCGTGAGATCCCTATGCGCCCCGGTCAGTTGTTTATGGACCCGAAACGCATGATTGAAGCCTGCGACGAAAACACCATCGGCGTGGTGCCGACTTTCGGCGTGACCTACACCGGTAACTATGAGTTCCCGCAGCCGCTGCACGATGCGCTGGATAAATTCCAGGCCGACACCGGTATCGACATCGACATGCACATCGACGCCGCCAGCGGTGGCTTCCTGGCACCGTTCGTCGCCCCGGATATCGTCTGGGACTTCCGCCTGCCGCGTGTGAAATCGATCAGTGCTTCAGGCCATAAATTCGGTCTGGCTCCGCTGGGCTGCGGCTGGGTTATCTGGCGTGATGAAGAAGCGCTGCCGCAGGAACTGGTGTTCAACGTTGACTACCTCGGCGGTCAGATTGGTACTTTCGCCATCAACTTCTCCCGCCCGGCGGGTCAGGTGATTGCACAGTACTATGAATTCCTGCGCCTCGGTCGTGAAGGCTATACCAAAGTACAGAACGCTTCCTACCAGGTTGCTGCTTATCTGGCGGATGAAATCGCCAAACTGGGGCCGTATGAGTTCATCTGTACGGGTCGCCCGGACGAAGGCATCCCGGCGGTTTGCTTCAAACTGAAAGATGGTGAAGATCCGGGATACACCCTGTATGACCTCTCTGAACGTCTGCGTCTGCGCGGCTGGCAGGTTCCGGCCTTCACTCTCGGCGGTGAAGCCACCGACATCGTGGTGATGCGCATTATGTGTCGTCGCGGCTTCGAAATGGACTTTGCTGAACTGTTGC
It encodes the following:
- the gadB gene encoding glutamate decarboxylase → MDKKQVTDLRSELLDSRFGAKSISTIAESKRFPLHEMRDDVAFQIINDELYLDGNARQNLATFCQTWDDDNVHKLMDLSINKNWIDKEEYPQSAAIDLRCVNMVADLWHAPAPKNGQAVGTNTIGSSEACMLGGMAMKWRWRKRMEAAGKPTNKPNLVCGPVQICWHKFARYWDVELREIPMRPGQLFMDPKRMIEACDENTIGVVPTFGVTYTGNYEFPQPLHDALDKFQADTGIDIDMHIDAASGGFLAPFVAPDIVWDFRLPRVKSISASGHKFGLAPLGCGWVIWRDEEALPQELVFNVDYLGGQIGTFAINFSRPAGQVIAQYYEFLRLGREGYTKVQNASYQVAAYLADEIAKLGPYEFICTGRPDEGIPAVCFKLKDGEDPGYTLYDLSERLRLRGWQVPAFTLGGEATDIVVMRIMCRRGFEMDFAELLLEDYKASLKYLSDHPKLQGIAQQNSFKHT